The proteins below are encoded in one region of Kogia breviceps isolate mKogBre1 chromosome 8, mKogBre1 haplotype 1, whole genome shotgun sequence:
- the SLC2A8 gene encoding solute carrier family 2, facilitated glucose transporter member 8 isoform X2: MTPGDQEEAQPLLRPPGGSAPRGRRVFLAAFAAALGPLSFGFALGYSSPAIPSLRRAASPALRLDDAAASWFGAIVTLGAAAGGVLGGWLVDRAGRKLSLLLCSVPFVAGFTVITAAQNVWMLLGGRLLTGLACGIASLVAPVYISEIAYPEVRGLLGSCVQLMAVIGILLAYLAGWVLKWRWLAVLGCVPPSFMLLLMSCMPETPRYLLTQHKRQEAVATMQFLWGSEQGWEEPPVRAEHQGFHLAQLRRPGVYKPFIIGISLMAFQQLSGINAVMFYAETIFEEAKFKDSGLASVIVGIIQVLFTAVAALVMDRAGRRLLLASSGFAVGWGPIPWLLMSEIFPLHVKGVATGVCVLTNWFMAFLVTKEFSSLMEVLRPYGAFWLAAAFCICSVLFTLACVPETKGKTLEQITAHFEG, from the exons ATGACGCCTGGGGACCAGGAggaggcccagccgctcctgcGGCCGCCGGGCGGCAG CGCTCCCCGCGGCCGCCGCGTCTTCCTCGCCGCCTTCGCCGCTGCTCTGGGCCCACTCAGCTTCGGCTTCGCGCTCGGCTACAGCTCCCCGGCCATCCCGAGCCTGCGGCGCGCCGCTTCCCCGGCCCTGCGCCTCGACGATGCCGCCGCTTCCTGGTTCGGG GCCATCGTGACCCTGGGCGCCGCGGCGGGGGGCGTGCTGGGCGGCTGGCTCGTGGACCGCGCTGGGCGCAAGCTGAGCCTCCTGCTCTGCTCCGTGCCCTTCGTGGCCGGCTTCACCGTCATCACCGCGGCTCAGAACGTGTGGATGCTGCTCGGAGGCCGCCTCCTCACCGGCCTGGCCTGCGGCATTGCCTCGCTAGTGGCCCCG GTCTATATCTCTGAAATTGCCTACCCGGAAGTACGGGGGCTGCTCGGCTCCTGTGTGCAGCTGATGGCCGTCATAGGCATCCTCCTAGCCTATCTGGCAG gcTGGGTCCTCAAGTGGCGCTGGCTGGCTGTGCTGGGCTGTGTGCCCCCCTCCTTCATGCTGCTGCTCATGAGCTGCATGCCTGAGACCCCTCGCTACTTGCTGACTCAGCACAAGCGCCAGGAAGCCGTGGCCACCATGCAGTTCCTGTGGGGCTCCGAGCAGGGCTGGGAAGAGCCCCCTGTCAGGGCGGAGCACCAG GGCTTCCACTTGGCCCAGCTGCGGCGTCCTGGCGTCTACAAGCCCTTCATCATCGGCATTTCACTGATGGCCTTCCAGCAGCTGTCGGGCATCAACGCTGTCATGTTCTATGCAGAGACCATCTTTGAGGAGGCCAAGTTCAAG GACAGCGGCCTGGCCTCGGTCATCGTGGGGATCATCCAGGTGCTGTTCACGGCCGTAGCGGCCCTCGTCATGGACAGAGCCGGGCGCAGGCTGCTCCTGGCCTCGTCAG GCTTTGCTGTGGGCTGGGGACCCATCCCCTGGCTCCTCATGTCTGAGATCTTCCCTCTGCACGTCAAGGGCGTGGCCACGGGCGTCTGCGTCCTCACCAACTGGTTCATGGCCTTTCTCGTGACAAAAGAGTTCAGCAGCCTCATG GAGGTGCTCAGGCCCTACGGTGCCTTCTGGCTGGCCGCTGCCTTCTGCATCTGCAGTGTCCTTTTCACTCTGGCCTGTGTCCCTGAAACCAAAGGAAAGACTTTGGAGCAAATCACAGCCCATTTTGAGGGGTGA
- the SLC2A8 gene encoding solute carrier family 2, facilitated glucose transporter member 8 isoform X1, whose protein sequence is MTPGDQEEAQPLLRPPGGSAPRGRRVFLAAFAAALGPLSFGFALGYSSPAIPSLRRAASPALRLDDAAASWFGAIVTLGAAAGGVLGGWLVDRAGRKLSLLLCSVPFVAGFTVITAAQNVWMLLGGRLLTGLACGIASLVAPVYISEIAYPEVRGLLGSCVQLMAVIGILLAYLAGWVLKWRWLAVLGCVPPSFMLLLMSCMPETPRYLLTQHKRQEAVATMQFLWGSEQGWEEPPVRAEHQGFHLAQLRRPGVYKPFIIGISLMAFQQLSGINAVMFYAETIFEEAKFKDSGLASVIVGIIQVLFTAVAALVMDRAGRRLLLASSGVVMVFSTSAFGAYFKLTQGGPSNSSHVDLLVPVSMEPASGSVGLAWLAVGSMCLFIAGFAVGWGPIPWLLMSEIFPLHVKGVATGVCVLTNWFMAFLVTKEFSSLMEVLRPYGAFWLAAAFCICSVLFTLACVPETKGKTLEQITAHFEG, encoded by the exons ATGACGCCTGGGGACCAGGAggaggcccagccgctcctgcGGCCGCCGGGCGGCAG CGCTCCCCGCGGCCGCCGCGTCTTCCTCGCCGCCTTCGCCGCTGCTCTGGGCCCACTCAGCTTCGGCTTCGCGCTCGGCTACAGCTCCCCGGCCATCCCGAGCCTGCGGCGCGCCGCTTCCCCGGCCCTGCGCCTCGACGATGCCGCCGCTTCCTGGTTCGGG GCCATCGTGACCCTGGGCGCCGCGGCGGGGGGCGTGCTGGGCGGCTGGCTCGTGGACCGCGCTGGGCGCAAGCTGAGCCTCCTGCTCTGCTCCGTGCCCTTCGTGGCCGGCTTCACCGTCATCACCGCGGCTCAGAACGTGTGGATGCTGCTCGGAGGCCGCCTCCTCACCGGCCTGGCCTGCGGCATTGCCTCGCTAGTGGCCCCG GTCTATATCTCTGAAATTGCCTACCCGGAAGTACGGGGGCTGCTCGGCTCCTGTGTGCAGCTGATGGCCGTCATAGGCATCCTCCTAGCCTATCTGGCAG gcTGGGTCCTCAAGTGGCGCTGGCTGGCTGTGCTGGGCTGTGTGCCCCCCTCCTTCATGCTGCTGCTCATGAGCTGCATGCCTGAGACCCCTCGCTACTTGCTGACTCAGCACAAGCGCCAGGAAGCCGTGGCCACCATGCAGTTCCTGTGGGGCTCCGAGCAGGGCTGGGAAGAGCCCCCTGTCAGGGCGGAGCACCAG GGCTTCCACTTGGCCCAGCTGCGGCGTCCTGGCGTCTACAAGCCCTTCATCATCGGCATTTCACTGATGGCCTTCCAGCAGCTGTCGGGCATCAACGCTGTCATGTTCTATGCAGAGACCATCTTTGAGGAGGCCAAGTTCAAG GACAGCGGCCTGGCCTCGGTCATCGTGGGGATCATCCAGGTGCTGTTCACGGCCGTAGCGGCCCTCGTCATGGACAGAGCCGGGCGCAGGCTGCTCCTGGCCTCGTCAG GTGTGGTCATGGTGTTCAGCACCAGCGCCTTTGGCGCCTACTTCAAGCTGACCCAGGGCGGCCCTAGCAACTCCTCGCACGTGGACCTCTTGGTGCCCGTCTCCATGGAGCCCGCCAGTGGCAGTGTGGGGCTGGCCTGGCTGGCGGTGGGCAGCATGTGCCTCTTCATCGCCG GCTTTGCTGTGGGCTGGGGACCCATCCCCTGGCTCCTCATGTCTGAGATCTTCCCTCTGCACGTCAAGGGCGTGGCCACGGGCGTCTGCGTCCTCACCAACTGGTTCATGGCCTTTCTCGTGACAAAAGAGTTCAGCAGCCTCATG GAGGTGCTCAGGCCCTACGGTGCCTTCTGGCTGGCCGCTGCCTTCTGCATCTGCAGTGTCCTTTTCACTCTGGCCTGTGTCCCTGAAACCAAAGGAAAGACTTTGGAGCAAATCACAGCCCATTTTGAGGGGTGA
- the SLC2A8 gene encoding solute carrier family 2, facilitated glucose transporter member 8 isoform X3: MLLGGRLLTGLACGIASLVAPVYISEIAYPEVRGLLGSCVQLMAVIGILLAYLAGWVLKWRWLAVLGCVPPSFMLLLMSCMPETPRYLLTQHKRQEAVATMQFLWGSEQGWEEPPVRAEHQGFHLAQLRRPGVYKPFIIGISLMAFQQLSGINAVMFYAETIFEEAKFKDSGLASVIVGIIQVLFTAVAALVMDRAGRRLLLASSGVVMVFSTSAFGAYFKLTQGGPSNSSHVDLLVPVSMEPASGSVGLAWLAVGSMCLFIAGFAVGWGPIPWLLMSEIFPLHVKGVATGVCVLTNWFMAFLVTKEFSSLMEVLRPYGAFWLAAAFCICSVLFTLACVPETKGKTLEQITAHFEG, translated from the exons ATGCTGCTCGGAGGCCGCCTCCTCACCGGCCTGGCCTGCGGCATTGCCTCGCTAGTGGCCCCG GTCTATATCTCTGAAATTGCCTACCCGGAAGTACGGGGGCTGCTCGGCTCCTGTGTGCAGCTGATGGCCGTCATAGGCATCCTCCTAGCCTATCTGGCAG gcTGGGTCCTCAAGTGGCGCTGGCTGGCTGTGCTGGGCTGTGTGCCCCCCTCCTTCATGCTGCTGCTCATGAGCTGCATGCCTGAGACCCCTCGCTACTTGCTGACTCAGCACAAGCGCCAGGAAGCCGTGGCCACCATGCAGTTCCTGTGGGGCTCCGAGCAGGGCTGGGAAGAGCCCCCTGTCAGGGCGGAGCACCAG GGCTTCCACTTGGCCCAGCTGCGGCGTCCTGGCGTCTACAAGCCCTTCATCATCGGCATTTCACTGATGGCCTTCCAGCAGCTGTCGGGCATCAACGCTGTCATGTTCTATGCAGAGACCATCTTTGAGGAGGCCAAGTTCAAG GACAGCGGCCTGGCCTCGGTCATCGTGGGGATCATCCAGGTGCTGTTCACGGCCGTAGCGGCCCTCGTCATGGACAGAGCCGGGCGCAGGCTGCTCCTGGCCTCGTCAG GTGTGGTCATGGTGTTCAGCACCAGCGCCTTTGGCGCCTACTTCAAGCTGACCCAGGGCGGCCCTAGCAACTCCTCGCACGTGGACCTCTTGGTGCCCGTCTCCATGGAGCCCGCCAGTGGCAGTGTGGGGCTGGCCTGGCTGGCGGTGGGCAGCATGTGCCTCTTCATCGCCG GCTTTGCTGTGGGCTGGGGACCCATCCCCTGGCTCCTCATGTCTGAGATCTTCCCTCTGCACGTCAAGGGCGTGGCCACGGGCGTCTGCGTCCTCACCAACTGGTTCATGGCCTTTCTCGTGACAAAAGAGTTCAGCAGCCTCATG GAGGTGCTCAGGCCCTACGGTGCCTTCTGGCTGGCCGCTGCCTTCTGCATCTGCAGTGTCCTTTTCACTCTGGCCTGTGTCCCTGAAACCAAAGGAAAGACTTTGGAGCAAATCACAGCCCATTTTGAGGGGTGA
- the SLC2A8 gene encoding solute carrier family 2, facilitated glucose transporter member 8 isoform X4 produces the protein MAVIGILLAYLAGWVLKWRWLAVLGCVPPSFMLLLMSCMPETPRYLLTQHKRQEAVATMQFLWGSEQGWEEPPVRAEHQGFHLAQLRRPGVYKPFIIGISLMAFQQLSGINAVMFYAETIFEEAKFKDSGLASVIVGIIQVLFTAVAALVMDRAGRRLLLASSGVVMVFSTSAFGAYFKLTQGGPSNSSHVDLLVPVSMEPASGSVGLAWLAVGSMCLFIAGFAVGWGPIPWLLMSEIFPLHVKGVATGVCVLTNWFMAFLVTKEFSSLMEVLRPYGAFWLAAAFCICSVLFTLACVPETKGKTLEQITAHFEG, from the exons ATGGCCGTCATAGGCATCCTCCTAGCCTATCTGGCAG gcTGGGTCCTCAAGTGGCGCTGGCTGGCTGTGCTGGGCTGTGTGCCCCCCTCCTTCATGCTGCTGCTCATGAGCTGCATGCCTGAGACCCCTCGCTACTTGCTGACTCAGCACAAGCGCCAGGAAGCCGTGGCCACCATGCAGTTCCTGTGGGGCTCCGAGCAGGGCTGGGAAGAGCCCCCTGTCAGGGCGGAGCACCAG GGCTTCCACTTGGCCCAGCTGCGGCGTCCTGGCGTCTACAAGCCCTTCATCATCGGCATTTCACTGATGGCCTTCCAGCAGCTGTCGGGCATCAACGCTGTCATGTTCTATGCAGAGACCATCTTTGAGGAGGCCAAGTTCAAG GACAGCGGCCTGGCCTCGGTCATCGTGGGGATCATCCAGGTGCTGTTCACGGCCGTAGCGGCCCTCGTCATGGACAGAGCCGGGCGCAGGCTGCTCCTGGCCTCGTCAG GTGTGGTCATGGTGTTCAGCACCAGCGCCTTTGGCGCCTACTTCAAGCTGACCCAGGGCGGCCCTAGCAACTCCTCGCACGTGGACCTCTTGGTGCCCGTCTCCATGGAGCCCGCCAGTGGCAGTGTGGGGCTGGCCTGGCTGGCGGTGGGCAGCATGTGCCTCTTCATCGCCG GCTTTGCTGTGGGCTGGGGACCCATCCCCTGGCTCCTCATGTCTGAGATCTTCCCTCTGCACGTCAAGGGCGTGGCCACGGGCGTCTGCGTCCTCACCAACTGGTTCATGGCCTTTCTCGTGACAAAAGAGTTCAGCAGCCTCATG GAGGTGCTCAGGCCCTACGGTGCCTTCTGGCTGGCCGCTGCCTTCTGCATCTGCAGTGTCCTTTTCACTCTGGCCTGTGTCCCTGAAACCAAAGGAAAGACTTTGGAGCAAATCACAGCCCATTTTGAGGGGTGA
- the SLC2A8 gene encoding solute carrier family 2, facilitated glucose transporter member 8 isoform X5, with product MTPGDQEEAQPLLRPPGGSAPRGRRVFLAAFAAALGPLSFGFALGYSSPAIPSLRRAASPALRLDDAAASWFGAIVTLGAAAGGVLGGWLVDRAGRKLSLLLCSVPFVAGFTVITAAQNVWMLLGGRLLTGLACGIASLVAPVYISEIAYPEVRGLLGSCVQLMAVIGILLAYLAGWVLKWRWLAVLGCVPPSFMLLLMSCMPETPRYLLTQHKRQEAVATMQFLWGSEQGWEEPPVRAEHQGFHLAQLRRPGVYKPFIIGISLMAFQQLSGINAVMFYAETIFEEAKFKDSGLASVIVGIIQVLFTAVAALVMDRAGRRLLLASSGVVMVFSTSAFGAYFKLTQGGPSNSSHVDLLVPVSMEPASGSVGLAWLAVGSMCLFIAGGAQALRCLLAGRCLLHLQCPFHSGLCP from the exons ATGACGCCTGGGGACCAGGAggaggcccagccgctcctgcGGCCGCCGGGCGGCAG CGCTCCCCGCGGCCGCCGCGTCTTCCTCGCCGCCTTCGCCGCTGCTCTGGGCCCACTCAGCTTCGGCTTCGCGCTCGGCTACAGCTCCCCGGCCATCCCGAGCCTGCGGCGCGCCGCTTCCCCGGCCCTGCGCCTCGACGATGCCGCCGCTTCCTGGTTCGGG GCCATCGTGACCCTGGGCGCCGCGGCGGGGGGCGTGCTGGGCGGCTGGCTCGTGGACCGCGCTGGGCGCAAGCTGAGCCTCCTGCTCTGCTCCGTGCCCTTCGTGGCCGGCTTCACCGTCATCACCGCGGCTCAGAACGTGTGGATGCTGCTCGGAGGCCGCCTCCTCACCGGCCTGGCCTGCGGCATTGCCTCGCTAGTGGCCCCG GTCTATATCTCTGAAATTGCCTACCCGGAAGTACGGGGGCTGCTCGGCTCCTGTGTGCAGCTGATGGCCGTCATAGGCATCCTCCTAGCCTATCTGGCAG gcTGGGTCCTCAAGTGGCGCTGGCTGGCTGTGCTGGGCTGTGTGCCCCCCTCCTTCATGCTGCTGCTCATGAGCTGCATGCCTGAGACCCCTCGCTACTTGCTGACTCAGCACAAGCGCCAGGAAGCCGTGGCCACCATGCAGTTCCTGTGGGGCTCCGAGCAGGGCTGGGAAGAGCCCCCTGTCAGGGCGGAGCACCAG GGCTTCCACTTGGCCCAGCTGCGGCGTCCTGGCGTCTACAAGCCCTTCATCATCGGCATTTCACTGATGGCCTTCCAGCAGCTGTCGGGCATCAACGCTGTCATGTTCTATGCAGAGACCATCTTTGAGGAGGCCAAGTTCAAG GACAGCGGCCTGGCCTCGGTCATCGTGGGGATCATCCAGGTGCTGTTCACGGCCGTAGCGGCCCTCGTCATGGACAGAGCCGGGCGCAGGCTGCTCCTGGCCTCGTCAG GTGTGGTCATGGTGTTCAGCACCAGCGCCTTTGGCGCCTACTTCAAGCTGACCCAGGGCGGCCCTAGCAACTCCTCGCACGTGGACCTCTTGGTGCCCGTCTCCATGGAGCCCGCCAGTGGCAGTGTGGGGCTGGCCTGGCTGGCGGTGGGCAGCATGTGCCTCTTCATCGCCG GAGGTGCTCAGGCCCTACGGTGCCTTCTGGCTGGCCGCTGCCTTCTGCATCTGCAGTGTCCTTTTCACTCTGGCCTGTGTCCCTGA